One window from the genome of Canis lupus dingo isolate Sandy chromosome 15, ASM325472v2, whole genome shotgun sequence encodes:
- the TRIT1 gene encoding tRNA dimethylallyltransferase isoform X5 has protein sequence MVFGSQLTSGTVFGEQVYEGLDIITNKVTAQEQRMCQHHMISFVDPLVTNYTVVDFRNKATALIEDIFARDKIPIVVGGTNYYIESLLWKVLVNTKPQEMGTEKVIDRKVELEKEDGHALHKRLSQVDPEMAAKLHPHDKRKVARSLQVFEETGISHSEFLHRQHAEEGGGPLGGPLKFPNLCILWLHADQTVLDERLDKRVDDMLAAGLLDELRDFHRRYNQKKVAENSQDYQHGIFQSIGFKEFHEYLVTEGKCTPETSNQLLKKGIESLKQVTKRYARKQNRWVKNRFLSRPGPRVPPVYGLEVSDVSKWEECVLEPALEIVQSFIQGHQPAAAPVKMPCNETENRRSHHMCDLCDRIIIGDREWAAHIKSKSHLHRLKKRRRLDSDAVTTIESPSISSDHEKELKEKGSLGQNEKELESSV, from the exons GTTTATGAAGGCCTGGACATCATCACGAACAAGGTTACTGCCCAAGAGCAGAGAATGTGCCAGCACCACATGATCAGCTTTGTGGATCCTCTCGTGACAAATTACACAGTTGTGGACTTCAGGAACAAAGCAACAGCTCTA ATTGAAGATATATTTGCCCGAGACAAAATTCCTATTGTCGTGGGAGGAACCAATTACTACATTGAGTCTCTGCTCTGGAAAGTTCTTGTCAATACTAAG CCCCAGGAGATGGGCACTGAGAAAGTGATTGACCGGAAGGTAGAGCTTGAAAAGGAGGATGGCCATGCACTCCACAAACGCCTAAGCCAAGTGGACCCAGAAATGGCTGCCAAGCTGCACCCGCATGACAAGCGCAAAGTAGCCAG GAGCTTGCAGGTGTTTGAAGAAACAGGAATCTCTCATAGTGAATTTCTTCATCGTCAACATGCGGAGGAAGGTGGTGGTCCTCTCGGAGGCCCTCTGAAGTTCCCTAATCTTTGCATCCTCTGGCTTCATGCTGACCAGACAG TTCTAGATGAGCGCTTGGATAAGAGGGTGGATGACATGCTAGCTGCTGGGCTCTTGGATGAACTAAGAGATTTTCACCGACGCTATAATCAGAAGAAAGTTGCAGAAAACAG CCAGGACTATCAACATGGTATCTTCCAATCCATTGGCTTCAAGGAATTTCACGAGTACCTGGTCACTGAGGGAAAATGCACACCAGAGACTAGTAACCAGCTCCTAAAGAAAG GTATCGAGTCTTTGAAACAAGTGACTAAGAGATATGCCCGGAAGCAAAACCGATGGGTTAAAAATCGGTTTTTGAGCA GACCTGGTCCCAGAGTCCCCCCAGTATATGGCTTAGAAGTGTCTGATGTCTCGAAGTGGGAAGAGTGTGTTCTTGAACCTGCTCTTGAAATCGTGCAAAGTTTCATCCAG GGCCACCAGCCTGCAGCTGCTCCAGTAAAGATGCCATGCAATGAAACAGAGAACAGGAGAAGTCATCACATGTGTGACCTCTGTGATCGAATCATCATTGGGGACCGTGAATGGGCAG caCACATAAAATCCAAATCCCACTTGCACCGactaaagaagagaagaagattGGACTCGGATGCTGTCACTACCATAGAAAGTCCGAGTATTTCTTCAGACCATGAGAAAGAGCTTAAAGAGAAAGGATCCCTAGGGCAGAATGAGAAAGAGCTGGAATCTAGTGTTTAA
- the TRIT1 gene encoding tRNA dimethylallyltransferase isoform X3 — translation MGIKILLVYEGLDIITNKVTAQEQRMCQHHMISFVDPLVTNYTVVDFRNKATALIEDIFARDKIPIVVGGTNYYIESLLWKVLVNTKPQEMGTEKVIDRKVELEKEDGHALHKRLSQVDPEMAAKLHPHDKRKVARSLQVFEETGISHSEFLHRQHAEEGGGPLGGPLKFPNLCILWLHADQTVLDERLDKRVDDMLAAGLLDELRDFHRRYNQKKVAENSQDYQHGIFQSIGFKEFHEYLVTEGKCTPETSNQLLKKGIESLKQVTKRYARKQNRWVKNRFLSRPGPRVPPVYGLEVSDVSKWEECVLEPALEIVQSFIQGHQPAAAPVKMPCNETENRRSHHMCDLCDRIIIGDREWAAHIKSKSHLHRLKKRRRLDSDAVTTIESPSISSDHEKELKEKGSLGQNEKELESSV, via the exons atggggataaaaatTCTACTG GTTTATGAAGGCCTGGACATCATCACGAACAAGGTTACTGCCCAAGAGCAGAGAATGTGCCAGCACCACATGATCAGCTTTGTGGATCCTCTCGTGACAAATTACACAGTTGTGGACTTCAGGAACAAAGCAACAGCTCTA ATTGAAGATATATTTGCCCGAGACAAAATTCCTATTGTCGTGGGAGGAACCAATTACTACATTGAGTCTCTGCTCTGGAAAGTTCTTGTCAATACTAAG CCCCAGGAGATGGGCACTGAGAAAGTGATTGACCGGAAGGTAGAGCTTGAAAAGGAGGATGGCCATGCACTCCACAAACGCCTAAGCCAAGTGGACCCAGAAATGGCTGCCAAGCTGCACCCGCATGACAAGCGCAAAGTAGCCAG GAGCTTGCAGGTGTTTGAAGAAACAGGAATCTCTCATAGTGAATTTCTTCATCGTCAACATGCGGAGGAAGGTGGTGGTCCTCTCGGAGGCCCTCTGAAGTTCCCTAATCTTTGCATCCTCTGGCTTCATGCTGACCAGACAG TTCTAGATGAGCGCTTGGATAAGAGGGTGGATGACATGCTAGCTGCTGGGCTCTTGGATGAACTAAGAGATTTTCACCGACGCTATAATCAGAAGAAAGTTGCAGAAAACAG CCAGGACTATCAACATGGTATCTTCCAATCCATTGGCTTCAAGGAATTTCACGAGTACCTGGTCACTGAGGGAAAATGCACACCAGAGACTAGTAACCAGCTCCTAAAGAAAG GTATCGAGTCTTTGAAACAAGTGACTAAGAGATATGCCCGGAAGCAAAACCGATGGGTTAAAAATCGGTTTTTGAGCA GACCTGGTCCCAGAGTCCCCCCAGTATATGGCTTAGAAGTGTCTGATGTCTCGAAGTGGGAAGAGTGTGTTCTTGAACCTGCTCTTGAAATCGTGCAAAGTTTCATCCAG GGCCACCAGCCTGCAGCTGCTCCAGTAAAGATGCCATGCAATGAAACAGAGAACAGGAGAAGTCATCACATGTGTGACCTCTGTGATCGAATCATCATTGGGGACCGTGAATGGGCAG caCACATAAAATCCAAATCCCACTTGCACCGactaaagaagagaagaagattGGACTCGGATGCTGTCACTACCATAGAAAGTCCGAGTATTTCTTCAGACCATGAGAAAGAGCTTAAAGAGAAAGGATCCCTAGGGCAGAATGAGAAAGAGCTGGAATCTAGTGTTTAA
- the TRIT1 gene encoding tRNA dimethylallyltransferase isoform X2, with the protein MTGDAHHVPDVVPGDRVSPPPPHASRRCCWKVYEGLDIITNKVTAQEQRMCQHHMISFVDPLVTNYTVVDFRNKATALIEDIFARDKIPIVVGGTNYYIESLLWKVLVNTKPQEMGTEKVIDRKVELEKEDGHALHKRLSQVDPEMAAKLHPHDKRKVARSLQVFEETGISHSEFLHRQHAEEGGGPLGGPLKFPNLCILWLHADQTVLDERLDKRVDDMLAAGLLDELRDFHRRYNQKKVAENSQDYQHGIFQSIGFKEFHEYLVTEGKCTPETSNQLLKKGIESLKQVTKRYARKQNRWVKNRFLSRPGPRVPPVYGLEVSDVSKWEECVLEPALEIVQSFIQGHQPAAAPVKMPCNETENRRSHHMCDLCDRIIIGDREWAAHIKSKSHLHRLKKRRRLDSDAVTTIESPSISSDHEKELKEKGSLGQNEKELESSV; encoded by the exons GTTTATGAAGGCCTGGACATCATCACGAACAAGGTTACTGCCCAAGAGCAGAGAATGTGCCAGCACCACATGATCAGCTTTGTGGATCCTCTCGTGACAAATTACACAGTTGTGGACTTCAGGAACAAAGCAACAGCTCTA ATTGAAGATATATTTGCCCGAGACAAAATTCCTATTGTCGTGGGAGGAACCAATTACTACATTGAGTCTCTGCTCTGGAAAGTTCTTGTCAATACTAAG CCCCAGGAGATGGGCACTGAGAAAGTGATTGACCGGAAGGTAGAGCTTGAAAAGGAGGATGGCCATGCACTCCACAAACGCCTAAGCCAAGTGGACCCAGAAATGGCTGCCAAGCTGCACCCGCATGACAAGCGCAAAGTAGCCAG GAGCTTGCAGGTGTTTGAAGAAACAGGAATCTCTCATAGTGAATTTCTTCATCGTCAACATGCGGAGGAAGGTGGTGGTCCTCTCGGAGGCCCTCTGAAGTTCCCTAATCTTTGCATCCTCTGGCTTCATGCTGACCAGACAG TTCTAGATGAGCGCTTGGATAAGAGGGTGGATGACATGCTAGCTGCTGGGCTCTTGGATGAACTAAGAGATTTTCACCGACGCTATAATCAGAAGAAAGTTGCAGAAAACAG CCAGGACTATCAACATGGTATCTTCCAATCCATTGGCTTCAAGGAATTTCACGAGTACCTGGTCACTGAGGGAAAATGCACACCAGAGACTAGTAACCAGCTCCTAAAGAAAG GTATCGAGTCTTTGAAACAAGTGACTAAGAGATATGCCCGGAAGCAAAACCGATGGGTTAAAAATCGGTTTTTGAGCA GACCTGGTCCCAGAGTCCCCCCAGTATATGGCTTAGAAGTGTCTGATGTCTCGAAGTGGGAAGAGTGTGTTCTTGAACCTGCTCTTGAAATCGTGCAAAGTTTCATCCAG GGCCACCAGCCTGCAGCTGCTCCAGTAAAGATGCCATGCAATGAAACAGAGAACAGGAGAAGTCATCACATGTGTGACCTCTGTGATCGAATCATCATTGGGGACCGTGAATGGGCAG caCACATAAAATCCAAATCCCACTTGCACCGactaaagaagagaagaagattGGACTCGGATGCTGTCACTACCATAGAAAGTCCGAGTATTTCTTCAGACCATGAGAAAGAGCTTAAAGAGAAAGGATCCCTAGGGCAGAATGAGAAAGAGCTGGAATCTAGTGTTTAA
- the TRIT1 gene encoding tRNA dimethylallyltransferase isoform X4: MCQHHMISFVDPLVTNYTVVDFRNKATALIEDIFARDKIPIVVGGTNYYIESLLWKVLVNTKPQEMGTEKVIDRKVELEKEDGHALHKRLSQVDPEMAAKLHPHDKRKVARSLQVFEETGISHSEFLHRQHAEEGGGPLGGPLKFPNLCILWLHADQTVLDERLDKRVDDMLAAGLLDELRDFHRRYNQKKVAENSQDYQHGIFQSIGFKEFHEYLVTEGKCTPETSNQLLKKGIESLKQVTKRYARKQNRWVKNRFLSRPGPRVPPVYGLEVSDVSKWEECVLEPALEIVQSFIQGHQPAAAPVKMPCNETENRRSHHMCDLCDRIIIGDREWAAHIKSKSHLHRLKKRRRLDSDAVTTIESPSISSDHEKELKEKGSLGQNEKELESSV, encoded by the exons ATGTGCCAGCACCACATGATCAGCTTTGTGGATCCTCTCGTGACAAATTACACAGTTGTGGACTTCAGGAACAAAGCAACAGCTCTA ATTGAAGATATATTTGCCCGAGACAAAATTCCTATTGTCGTGGGAGGAACCAATTACTACATTGAGTCTCTGCTCTGGAAAGTTCTTGTCAATACTAAG CCCCAGGAGATGGGCACTGAGAAAGTGATTGACCGGAAGGTAGAGCTTGAAAAGGAGGATGGCCATGCACTCCACAAACGCCTAAGCCAAGTGGACCCAGAAATGGCTGCCAAGCTGCACCCGCATGACAAGCGCAAAGTAGCCAG GAGCTTGCAGGTGTTTGAAGAAACAGGAATCTCTCATAGTGAATTTCTTCATCGTCAACATGCGGAGGAAGGTGGTGGTCCTCTCGGAGGCCCTCTGAAGTTCCCTAATCTTTGCATCCTCTGGCTTCATGCTGACCAGACAG TTCTAGATGAGCGCTTGGATAAGAGGGTGGATGACATGCTAGCTGCTGGGCTCTTGGATGAACTAAGAGATTTTCACCGACGCTATAATCAGAAGAAAGTTGCAGAAAACAG CCAGGACTATCAACATGGTATCTTCCAATCCATTGGCTTCAAGGAATTTCACGAGTACCTGGTCACTGAGGGAAAATGCACACCAGAGACTAGTAACCAGCTCCTAAAGAAAG GTATCGAGTCTTTGAAACAAGTGACTAAGAGATATGCCCGGAAGCAAAACCGATGGGTTAAAAATCGGTTTTTGAGCA GACCTGGTCCCAGAGTCCCCCCAGTATATGGCTTAGAAGTGTCTGATGTCTCGAAGTGGGAAGAGTGTGTTCTTGAACCTGCTCTTGAAATCGTGCAAAGTTTCATCCAG GGCCACCAGCCTGCAGCTGCTCCAGTAAAGATGCCATGCAATGAAACAGAGAACAGGAGAAGTCATCACATGTGTGACCTCTGTGATCGAATCATCATTGGGGACCGTGAATGGGCAG caCACATAAAATCCAAATCCCACTTGCACCGactaaagaagagaagaagattGGACTCGGATGCTGTCACTACCATAGAAAGTCCGAGTATTTCTTCAGACCATGAGAAAGAGCTTAAAGAGAAAGGATCCCTAGGGCAGAATGAGAAAGAGCTGGAATCTAGTGTTTAA